The stretch of DNA CTGGTCCGGTAGCCCCCGCAGGAGGGTGTCGAACTCCTGTGCCCGGCCCAGATTGCCCGCGTAGGTCAAGGTCAGGGGGCCAGAGGGCTGGGGCCGGGCTGTTCCCAGAAACTGGGGCGACCACCAGTTGGGCACCACGTCAATGCGTTCGGCCGCCGCCCTGTACCGGCGCTGGACCTCAGCCGCCATACATGTGCCCAGCACCACGATGCGGTCTGCTCCATGCAACAGCCGCCGCTGCAACAGGCCGAACAGCCGCGTGGCCGGATGGCGGGCCGAAAGTTGACCGCTCGCGACCGCGATATCGGGGTAGATGTCATGCATCAGGTAGACAAAGCGCCCACGGCCAAGTCTGGACAGTGCGAGCGCGGCCAGCGGCAGCACCGGCGGATTGGTGACCACCAGGGTGAAGTCGGCTTTTGGGCCCGCCAGGCTGCTCAGGAAGGCACTGAGGGTAAAGTGAAGATCATCGGCCAAGCGACCCAGCAGGCCCTTGTGGCGCCAAGCGGTGCGCTGAAGCCGGGTCACTTGAAGGCGGTCAAGCTGGGGCTCTGGCTGCTGAGGATTGGCTGTGACCCGGTATGGGCGGGCGCCGGTAACGACCTCCACGCGCAGATGGGGCTGCTGTCT from Deinococcus multiflagellatus encodes:
- a CDS encoding glycosyltransferase family 4 protein translates to MRLRVLSEYYGLHDTSTGKLLAELVQELLRQQPHLRVEVVTGARPYRVTANPQQPEPQLDRLQVTRLQRTAWRHKGLLGRLADDLHFTLSAFLSSLAGPKADFTLVVTNPPVLPLAALALSRLGRGRFVYLMHDIYPDIAVASGQLSARHPATRLFGLLQRRLLHGADRIVVLGTCMAAEVQRRYRAAAERIDVVPNWWSPQFLGTARPQPSGPLTLTYAGNLGRAQEFDTLLRGLPDQQVQLELIGEGERLSALREQVAAQGLTQVQFLPYMAEPALAHHFHSHTDVGLILLQPGVSGLAVPSKSYNLFAAGLPVLAVLSPDSEIGQLIRRHGNGVVVSPGDDAGFQAALRTLQDPVQRAQMATRAQALLPEYSLQAAAQRLWTTLDKEQP